The Pseudomonas sp. R4-35-07 nucleotide sequence CGCCGGGTGCAGGGTGCAGAGCATGGGCGTAGCGTTCATGGTGCTGCTGCCGATGTTCTACACCGACGTAAGCGATGCCTGGCGGGTCAATGATCGTCGCGCGCGCTTGATGATCGGGGCCGGTGGGGTCATGGCCGAGTTGTTGCTGGCGTGCATCGCCCTGCTGGCCTGGTCGCTGCTGCCGGACGGCCCGGCGCGCACGGCAGCGTTCATGCTGGCAAGCGCCACCTGGCTGACCACCCTGGCGATCAACCTCAACCCATTCATGCGCTTCGATGGTTACTTTCTGATCAGCGATTGGTGGGAGGTGGATAACCTGCAAGGTCGCGCCTTTGCGCTGTGTCGCTGGCGCTTGCGCGAGCTGCTGTTCGGTTATGGCGAACCGGCACCGGAGCCGTGGTCGCCCAACCTGCAACGGCGGCTGTTGTGGTGGGGCTACCTGGCGTGGCTGTGGCGCGCGGCGCTGTTTTTAGGGATCGCCCTTGCGGTGTATCACCTGTTTTTCAAGCTGCTGGGGATCGTCCTGATGGGGGTGGAACTGGTGTGGTTTATCGGCCTGCCGATCTTCAAGGAGTGGCGCCAATGGTGGAGCCGACGCAGCCAGGCCCATGCGCCGCGAGTCATGCTCAGCAGCCTGGGCCTGGTGCTGGTGGTGCTCGCGCTGGTAGTGCCCTGGCGCAGCGCGGTGGAGCTGCCGACCATGCTCGAAGCCGGGCGCGCCAGTGCGCTGCATGCGCCGGTGGCGGCGCGGGTCAAGCACTTGCGGGTGGTGGACGGGCAAGTGGTGACCCAGGGCCAGGTGCTGATCGAGCTGGAATCACCGGACCTGGACGCCCGGCAAAGTATCGTGCGCCGCGAAGTGGAGATTTTGCAGTTGCAGATGCGCCGCCAGGCCGGGCGCAGTGAAACGGCAGTGGACGCGGGCATCAATGATCAGCGCCTGTCCCAGGCCCTCGCCGAATACCGTGGCCTGGCCGCCCAGCGCGAACGCCTGCTGCTGCGCGCGCCTCACGCCGGCACGGTGCGCGATGTGCTGCCGCAATTGAGCGTGGGGCGCTGGCTGTCGCCCAAGGATTCGCTGGCGCGGGTGGTGGAAGAAGGCGCCCGCCTGCGCGGTTACATCGCCGAGGCCGAGCTGTGGCGGGTGGCGCCGGGGGCAACCGGACGGTTTATCGCCGATGACCCGATGCACTCGGCCATCCCGGTTGAATTGACCGATATCGACGCCAACGGTGTGGCCTACCTGGACCAGGAGGCGCTGACCTCAGACCACCACGGGCCGATTGCCGTGCGCCGCGATGAAAACCAGCGCCCGGAGCCGGTGCAGGCGCAATACGGCGCACGCTTGAAAAGTCTGCAAGCGATTGCAACGCCCCGTCAGCCGTTGCGCGGCGTGGTGATACTGCAGGGGCGCAGTGAGTCGGTGCTGGGCGTGGCCTGGCGCCGGGCGGCGGCGTTGGGTGTACGGGAAAGCGGGTTCTAGGAGTGAACGCAATGTCGAACAAGCAAGATGCCCTGGCGCAGGGCCTGGTGATGCGCCCCTCACGCAGTACCGACGGGCCGTTTTTGCAGCGCCTTTACCGCTCGGCACGCGCGGATCTGCAGTGGATTGATGGCGAGCAGGCGCTGGTCGAGGAGGTGATCGCCCAGCAATTCCAGGTCCAGGAAAAGGGCCTGGACGAGCATTTCCCCGGTGCGCTGCACTATGTCATCGAAAAGCTCGACACGCCCATCGGCGCCTTGAGTGCCGACTTCGGGCCCCATGAAATCCGGGTGTTGTACCTGGCATTCATCCCCGCCGCGCGTGGCCAGGGTTTTGGCCGCGCGGTATTGCAGGGGGTGCAGCAGGCGGCCACGCAGGTGATGTGCCCGGTGAGCACGGTGGTGTGGGCGAGCAACCCCCATGCGTGCCGGCATTACCTGGCGCTGGGGTTTCGAGTGGAAGAACAGACGCCCGCCGCGCAGCGGTTGGTGTGGTACCCGCCTCAGTTGAACACGATGCAGAAATAACCCCGCTCGCTGTCGCGGCCCATGGCGGGCTCGCGAGACACAAACACCTGTTCGAGGCAGGCGTCCGCCAGCGGTAAACGGCATAAGCCGTCGACGAAATCCGTGGGTACAAGGCTTTCGAGCAGCACCCTGAAGGCCCCGCGCGGGCTGCCTGGCAAGGTGGCTTTGGGGGTTTCGGTGAGGCTTTGGACTTGGATCGGCAGCGCCGAACCGTCGGGCAGGTAAAGCACGGCGGTGCCCTCAAGCAACGGTCGAAAGTGTTCCGGGGTGACCAGGTTCAACATGTGAGGCTCCATTTCAGAGATGCCGGGGCCTGCGAGCCCCGGCCAGGGGTTAATCGCGCGACGGAAAAAGCCCGTTCAAGGCAATGCTGAAATTGATCGCAAGGTAAGGGTTCATGGTGGCCAAGGCCTGGCCCTGGCCGGCGACACTGATCGTGCCTCCGGCCACGGCGGTGCTCACGCCCTGCAGAGGGACCGGCGTGGCGCCCTGCTGGTCTGAATAGATTGCGGCGCTGCCTGGCCCACCGCCGGAAGCGCCGATAAACGCGTTGGTAGCGCTGGGTACTGTCAGCGGGTTGCTGGAGGTGTTCGCCAGTTGCACCGAAGTGGTGGCGGTGAGTGGTGTCATGGCGTGGGTGTGGGCAGGCAGGTTGAGCAGGGTGGCGGTGACGGATTCCGTGCCGGAGATTTCGCCAATGACGCGCGCCGACAACCCCGCGCCGCTGCCTTGACCAATGGGCATTCGACCTTGCAGGTTAGGCAGCATGAAGCTGACGCTGCCATTTCCGCCGTAAACGACACCGAGCAGGGCGTACAGCGCCTGGTACTGGTTGACGGCAAGGGTTTGCCCGGCGCACAGGGCCCAGTCTCTGGGGGCGAAATCAAACGCAAAGGGTTGGATGGTGCCGATGAAAACTTCCATGGATCGTTCATCCTTGTGATGGCGTGACAGGGGGGAAGACGCCAATCGGTCCGGCGCCATCGCAGAGCGTAGTCGCCGTTGTTGCTTGCTGCCTGGCGGTTGCGAAACAGCGAGCGAAACCGGGGCTTTTGTCCTAGAGTGGCGCGTGTTTGCGCATGTGTGGGGTTTGCCTGGTAAACGGGCTGTGTCTGGGGAGTTGAGGTGCGACGGTCTGTGGTAGAACAAGACGAAAAAGTGGCGGCACTTTCCTTAGTCAATCGTCTTTCGAGCGCCTGGGAAGGCGCCGGTTGGCTAGGCCGTTTGTGGTGGGTGCCGATCCTGGCGCTGGCCATGGCCGTGCGGTTTTATGGCCTGACGGCTGCGGCGATCTGGGGCGATGAGGGCTCAAGCCTGCTGCTCAGCGAATACGCCCTGGACGACCTGTGGTTTCACGCCGCCCATGATGTGCACCCGCCGCTGTACTTTTTCATGCTGCGCGGCTGGATCGAACTGTTCGGCGACGGCATCTGGTCGATTCGCGGCATGAGTGCGATCCCCGGCGTGCTGGCGGTGGGCCTGGGCGTCTGGCTCACACGGCAACTGTCTACCCGTCGCGCTGCGGTGCTGGCGGGGGTGCTGCTGGCGCTGTTTCCCTCCGCCGTGCGCTACAGCCAGGAAGTGCGCATGTACTCGCTGCTGGCGGTGTGGTTACTGGGGGCCACGCTGGCGCTGGTGTACTGGGTGCGCCAACCCGCGCGCACGCGTTACCTGGTCGTTTATGCGCTGTTGATGGCCGCGGGTTTTTATACCCATTACTTCACTGCACTGTGCGTGCTGGTGCACTGGGCTTACCTGGGGCTGCTGTGCCCGTCCCAGGCGCCCGGCCAGCGCCTGATCCTGCGTCCGTCGTGGTGGTGCGCCAATGCGCTGGTCGTGGCGTTGTACCTGCCCTGGCTGCCGAACCTGCTTGACCTCGTGCAACACGTCGAACAGCTCAAGGTCGGCGGTGACATTGGCTGGGAAGACCCGGTCACGTTGAGCTCCGTGCCGTCGATGATCTGGCAGTTCACGCTTCAGGATGAAGGGGTGGACTTCTGGCGACCGCTGTTCTGGCTGTTCCCGCTGTTGTTGATCGCCGTCGTGATAGCCACCGCCTGGCAGGATCGCCAGCGCCATCATCCGGCCCGCCTGCTGGCGCTGTTCTTCCTGTTGCCGCTACTGCTGGTGTATGCGGTGTCGTTCATCTCGCCGGTGTTTATCGAGCGCTACCTCACGGTATACGCCCTGGGCTTGCCGATCCTTGTGGCCCTGGCCATCGACCGCCTGCCCACGCGCCTGGCATGGCTGGGCGCGGCGTTGTGCGTGGTGTTTGTCGGAGTGGAGCTGCTGGGGCTGAAAAACAATGCCACGGTGGATGTGCATGATCAGTTCAACGTGCCGGTGGAGTTCGTCAACCGCAACTATCAGGAAGGCGACCGCATCGTTCTCAGCGACATGATGTGGTACCTCAGCTACGTGTATTACGACCAGACCGACGCCCAACTGCAGCTTTACACCCCGCCCAGGCCCGACGGCACGCCGACTCGGCCGAATGCCTATGGCTTCGGCACTCTGGTGGATCAGGACGGCGGGCGCATCTACCTTGACCGTCTGTCTGCCTTAGCGCCCGACACACGACGTGTCTGGCTCATCAGCAGCAACGAGCTGCCGGATGAATTCGCGCCGATTCCGCCAGGCTGGCAAGAACTTTTGCAGCAGGACGGCGGCGGCGCACGGGCGCGGCTGTTCGTGCTGTGTGGCGGGCCAGAGCCTTCGCGGCCCGCCGGTTGCCGCTAATCACAAATTGGTATTAGGGGCATGCCAAAATAGTGGCAAATGATCGCTAGTCGGCACTGTGTTTCTCAACTACGCTCCGGCCCACAAATGGATTTTTGTCCTACAAAGTGGTGAACGGATTGCAGTATCACTTTATCTCGGGCTTGCCGCGCTCCGGCTCGACCCTGCTCTCTGCGATTTTATTGCAGAACCCGCGTTTTCAAGCCGGCATGAGCAGCCCTTTAGGCACTTTGTTCAATGGTGTGCTGGCGCAGTGCAGCGCCGGCAGCGAGTTTGGCTCGGTCATCGATGCCAACACCCGTCGTCGCCTGTTGCGCGGCCTGTTTGATTCCTACTACGCCGACAAAGCCTCCATCCCGGTGGTATTCGACACCAACCGCCAGTGGTGCGCGCGTATGCCTGCGCTGCACGACCTGTTTCCCCAGGCCAAGGTCGTCGCCTGTGTGCGCAACGTCGCCTGGATCATGGACAGCCTGGAACGCCTGTATCGCGCCAATCCTTTCGAAAACACCAAGCTGTTTGGCGATGACGTCGAGCGCAACACGGTCTACAGCCGCTGCGAAACCCTGGCCCAACGCAACCGTCTGGTGGGGTTTGCCTGGGCGGCGCTCAAGGAAGCCTATTACGGTGAGCATGCCAATTCTTTGCTGATCGTCGATTACGACCTGCTCAGCCAGGCCCCGGAGCGGGTCATGCGGTTGGTCTACGATTTTATCGGCGAGCCATGGTTTGAGCATGACTTCGACAACCTCGCCTACGACGCGCCGGCATTCGACGAGGCGCTGGGCGTTTCCGGCTTGCACAAGGTCCAGCCCAAGGTGCGTTTGCAGACGCGGCGCACCATCCTGCCGCCGGACTTGTTCCAGCAGTACACCGAGTTGTCGTTTTGGCAGGACGGCTCAGCCAGCGCCGCCAATGTGATTCGTATGAAGGCCAACGCCGCGATCAGTTGATCGCGGCGTTTTCATTTTTCTCAAGAACGTTTGACGCCGGGTGAGCAGCATGTGGTGGAGCAATCGCAAGTCGCGGGAAACCGAAGCAGTACGGGCACGGGTCTCGCCGATGATCATGCACCTGGAGCCGCGCATGCTGTTCGACGGCGCAGTCGCCGCCACCGTGGCTGAAGCGGCGCAACCCGACAGCCATCCCACCGCTGACGCCGCCAAGCCGCCGACGGCTGACCACCCGAGCGTGAGCAAAGACACCCACGGCCAGGCCGACGCGCCAGCCGTTTCCCCCGTAGCCGTGCCCGGTCAAACCGTGGTGTTCGTGGATGCCCGGGTCAAGGACTCCGCCAGCTTGTTGCAAGGCGTGGCCCCGGGCGCCCAGGTCATCCAGCTGGATGCGAGCAAGGACGGCCTGCAGCAGATTGCCGACTACCTCGACACTCACCAGGGCGTCAGCTCGGTGCAGATCATTGCCCACGGCAACGCGGGCGATCTGTGGCTCGGTACTACCTACCTGTCGGCCGACAATGTCGCGGCCCGCAGCGCGGTGCTGGGGCAAATCGGCAAGGACATGAACGTTGGCGGCGACATTCTGATTTACGGTTGCTACACCGCCGAGGGCGAACGCGGCCTGAATTTTGTCGATTCCCTGGCGCAGTTGACCGGCCGCGACGTGGCGGCGTCGATCAACCGCACGGGCGTGGGCGGCGACTGGGACCTGGAGATCGCCACCGGCTCCATCGAAAGCGCCAACGTGCTGTCGACCAAAACCATGAGCGATTACCAGTGGGGCCTGGCGACCTGGACCGCTACCAACAACCTCAACACTGGGGTCGGTTCGCTGCGCGCGGCCATCGCCTCGGCGCAGAACGGCGATATCGTCACGTTCAATGCCGGCCTCTCCGGCTCGACCGTGGCGCTCACCTCCGAGTTGCTGATCAATAAAAACATCACCGTCGATGGTGACCTGGACAACAACGGCACCGCAGATATCACCCTCGATGGCCAGTACCGGTCGCGCGTCGTGGAAATCGCGTCCGGCAGCACGGTAACCCTCGATGGCCTGGTCATCACCAAAGGGCTGGTGGCGGGCAACGGCGGCAACGGCGGCGCGGCAGCGGCGGGCGCGATGGGCGGCGGGATTTTCAACGCTGGCACCCTTACGCTCAACAACGTGACGGTCACCGCCAACGCCGCGTCCGGTGGCGGTGGCGGCGGTGGCGTGACGCCTGCCTATTCCGGCGGCGGTGGTGGCGGCGGCGGGGGTATCGGTGGGGGAAGCGGCGGCCATGGCGGTTCGACCGGCCCAGGCAACCTCACGTATGCAGGGGGCGCCGGCAGCGCCGGCGCTGGCGGCTACGGGGGTGGCTACTCAGTCAACGACATGGGCGGACGCGGCGGCACCAGCACTGGCGGCCTGGGTGGCAATGGCGCGTCCGGCTACAGCCACGGCGGTGACGGCGGATCGGCGACCAACGGCACGCTTTCGATTGGCGGTGGCGGTGGCGGCTCCGGCTGGGACAAGGTCGGCGGCGTCGGCGGCAATGCGTCGGGTGGTATCTACAACGCTTCAAGCGGCACCCTGAAAGTGATCGGTGCTTCGGTGATCAGCAACAACATCGCGGCCGGCGGCGGCGGTGGGGGCGGCGGCAGCGGCGGCAAGATCTTCGACGGCGGCGCCGGTGGTCGCGGTGTGGGAGCCATCTGGAACAACGGCGGGACCGTGTTGATCACCGCCGCCAACTTTGCCGCGCTGAGCGGTAACGCCGCGGCCAGCGGGGTAGGCGGCCCCACTAGCGGGGGCACCGCGGGTACCACGCCGAGCGCGCAGCCCTCGATTTACAGCAGTGGCGGCGTCCTCAATACCGCCTACGTCGAGCCCCCGACCGCCACCATCGTGCTGGCTGATAGCGCCCTGAAAATCGGCGATACCTCACTGGTAACCATCACCTTCAGCCGGGCCGTGAGCGGTTTCACCAATGCCGACCTGGCCATCGCCAATGGCACGTTGACAGCCGTTTCCAGCGCCGACGGCGGCATTACCTGGACGGCGACGTTTACGCCCACCAATGCCATCTCGGACACCACCAACGTTATCTCCCTGGACAACACCGGCGTGGCGGCCATCTCCGACGGCGCAGTCGGCGTCGGCACCACCAATTCCGCCAACTACGTGGTCGACACGCTTCGCCCGACGGCCACGATCGCTATCACCGACACGGCACTCAAAGCCGGTGAAACCACGGCAGTGACCTTTACGTTCAGTGAAGCCGTAAGCGGTTTCACCAACGCTGACCTGACCATCGCCAACGGTACGCTGAGCGCGGTGAGCAGCAGCGACGGCGGTATCACCTGGACGGCGACCTTTACCCCGACCACTGCTATCACCGACGCCACCAACCTGATCACCCTGGACAACACCGGCATTGCCGACCAGGCCGGCAACGCCGGCAGCGGCACCACCGATTCGGCCAACTACGCCATTGATACGGCTCGGCCGACCGCGACCATCGTGGTCGCCGACAATAGCCTGAGCATCGGTGAAACCTCGCTGGTGACCATCACCTTCAGTGAGGCCGTGAGCGGTTTCACCAACGCGGACCTGACCCTCGCCAACGGGACGCTGTCGGCCGTCACCAGCGGCGACGGCGGCATCACCTGGACGGCCACGTTCACGCCCACCAACAGCGTCACTGACACCACCAACGTGATTACCCTGAATAACACCGGGGTAGCAGACGCAGCCGGAAACACCGGGCAGGGCACCACCGATTCGAACAACTTCGTGGTCGACACCACGCGTCCGACCGCCACCCTCGTCGTGGCCGACACCGCGCTGGCCATCGGTGAAACCTCAACGGTCACCATCACGTTCAACAAGGCCGTCAGCGGCTTTACCAACGCGGACCTGGCTGTCGCCAACGGTACGTTGTCGGCCGTCAGCAGCAGCGACGGCGGCATCACCTGGACCGCGACGCTCACCCCGACGGCCAGCATCACCGACACCACCAACCTCATCACCCTCGATAACACCGGGGTCAGTGATGTGAATGGCAACCAGGGCCTCGGCACCACCAGCTCCAACAACTACACCATCGACACCCAGCGCCCGGCTGCGTCCATCGTGATGGCCGACACGGCCCTGAAAATCGGCGACACCTCGCTGGTGACCATCACCTTCAGTGAAGCCGTGTCGGGTTTCACCAATGCCGACCTGACGATTGCCAACGGCACATTGACGGCCGTCAGCAGCAGCGACGGGGGGATTACCTGGACAGCGACGTTTACCCCTGCCGCCAGCACCAGCGACACCACCAACCTGATCACCCTGAACAACACCGGCATCGCCGACCAGGCCGGCAACGCCGGCAGCGGCACCACCGATTCGGCCAATTACGCCGTCGATACCGTCCGGCCAACCGCGACCATCGTGGTCGCCGACCCGGTGTTGAGCGCCGGTGAGACCTCGCTGGTCACCGTCACCTTCAGTGAGGCCGTCAGCGGTTTCACCAATGCCGACCTGGCGATTGCCAACGGTACGTTGACGGCCGTCAGCAGCAGCGATGGCGGTATCACCTGGACCGCCACCTTCACGCCGACGCTTGGCGTCAATGACGCCACCAACCTGATTACCCTGGCCAATACCGGCGTCGCCGACCTCGCCGGCAACGCCGGGTCCGGCACCACCAACTCGGCCAACTACACGATCGACACCGTACAGCCGACAGCGACCATCGTGGTCGCGGACACCTCGTTGAGCATCGGCGAAACCTCACTGGTCACCATCACTTTCAGCGAAGCGGTCAGCGGTTTCAGCAACGCCGACCTGGCCATCGCCAACGGTACGCTGAGCGCGGTGAGCAGCAGCGACGGCGGTATCACCTGGACGGCGACGTTCACGCCCACCAGCGCCATTACCGACGCCAGCAACCTGATCACCCTGGATAACAGCGGTGTACAGAACGGCTCGGGCAACGTCGGCAGTGGCACCACCAGCTCCAACAACTACGCCATCGACACACAGGCCCCGACCGCCAGCATTGTGCTTGCCAATACCACCCTCGGCGTCGGCCAGACTTCGCTGGTAACGGTCACCTTTTCCGAGGCGGTCACAGGCTTTACCAACGCCGACCTCGCGATTGCCAACGGTACCCTGAGCGCCTTGAGCAGTAACGATGGCGGCATTACCTGGACCGCAACCTTCACGCCGACGGCCGGAATCACCGACACCAGCAACCTGATCACGCTGAGCAACACCGGCATCGCCGACCAGGCCGGCAACGCAGGCAGCGGCACCACCGATTCGAACAACTACACCATCGACAGCCAGCGCCCAACGGCCACGATCGTGGTCGCCGACCCAGTGTTGAGCGCCGGTGAGACCTCGCTGGTGACCATCACCTTCAACGAGGCGGTTTCAGGTTTCGACAACAGCGACCTGAGCGTGCCCAACGGCACGCTCTCGGCGGTGAGCAGCGCCGACGGTGGCATCACTTGGACGGCAACCTTCACCCCGAACGCCAGCGTGCGCGACACCACCAATCTGGTCATCCTGAACAACGCAGGGGTCGCCGACCTGGCCGGTAATGCGGGCACCGGCATCACCAACTCGGGCAACTTCACCATCGATACGGTGCAACCGACGGCAACCATCGTGGTCGCGGATACCGCGTTAAGCGTCGGCGAAACCTCACTGGTCACCATCACTTTCAGCGAAGCGGTCAGCGGTTTCAGCAACGCCGACCTGGCCATCGCCAACGGTACGCTGAGCGCGGTGAGCAGCAGCGACGGCGGTATCACCTGGACGGCGACGTTCACGCCGATCAGCAATGTCACCGACACCAGCAACCTGATCACCCTGGACAACAGTGGCGTGCAAAATGGTGCGGGCAACGTCGGCAGCGGTACCACTGACTCCAATAACTATGCCATCGACACACAGGCCCCGACCGCCAGCATTGTGCTTGCCAATACCACCCTCGGCGTCGGCCAGACTTCGCTGGTAACGGTCACCTTCTCCGAGGCGGTCACCGGCTTTACCAACGCCGACCTCGCGGTTGCCAACGGTACCTTGAGCGCCTTGAGCAGCAGCGATGGCGGTATTACCTGGACCGCAACCTTCACGCCGACGGCCGGAATCACCGACACCAGCAACCTGATCACGCTGAACAATACCGGCATCGCTGACCAGGCCGGCAACGCAGGCAGCGGCACCACCGACTCGAACAACTACACCATCGACAGCCAGCGCCCAACGGCCACGATCGTGGTCGCCGACCCAGTGTTGAGCGCCGGTGAAACCTCGCTGGTGACCATCACCTTCAGCGAGGCGGTATCAGGTTTCGACAACAGCGACCTTAGCGTGCCCAACGGCGCGCTCTCGGCGGTGAGCAGCGCCGACGGTGGCATCACCTGGACGGCAACCTTCACCCCGAACGCCAGCGTGCGCGACACCACCAATCTGGTCACCCTGAACAACGCAGGGGTCGCCGACCTGGCCGGTAATGCCGGTACCGGCATCACCAACTCGGGCAACTTCACCATTGATACGGTGCAACCGACGGCAACCATCGTGGTCGCGGATACCGCGTTAAGCGTCGGCGAAACCTCACTGGTCACCATCACTTTCAGCGAAGCGGTCAGCGGTTTCAGCAACGCCGACCTGGCCATCGCCAACGGTACGCTGAGCGCGGTGAGCAGCAGCGACGGCGGTATCACCTGGACGGCGACGTTCACGCCGATCAGCAATGTCACCGACACCAGCAACCTGATCACCCTGGACAACAGTGGCGTGCAAAATGGTGCGGGCAACGTCGGCAGCGGTACCACTGACTCCAATAACTATGCCATCGACACACAGGCCCCGACCGCCAGTATTGTGCTTGCCAATACCACCCTCGGCGTCGGCCAGACTTCGCTGGTAACGGTCACCTTCTCCGAGGCGGTCACCGGCTTTACCAACGCCGACCTCGCGGTTGCCAACGGTACCTTGAGCGCCTTGAGCAGCAGCGATGGCGGCATTACCTGGACCGCGACTTTCACGCCGACGGCCGGAATCACCGACACCAGCAACCTGATCACGCTGAGCAACACCGGCATCGCCGACCAGGCCGGCAACGCTGGCAGCGGCACCACCGATTCGAACAACTACACCATCGACAGCCAGCGCCCAACGGCCACGATCGTGGTCGCCGACCCGACCCTGGCCGCCGGGGAAACTTCGCTGGTGACCATCACCTTCAGCGAGGCGGTATCAGGTTTCGACAACAGCGACCTGAGCGTGCCCAACGGCACGCTCTCGGCGGTGAGCAGCACGGACGGCGGCATCACCTGGACGGCGACGTTTACGCCGACCAGCGACATTCACGACACCACCAACCTGATCACGCTGGATAACGCCGGTGTCAGCGACCTGGCAGGCAATGTCGGCAGTGGCGTGACGGGCTCCGATAACT carries:
- a CDS encoding Ig-like domain-containing protein, with protein sequence MWWSNRKSRETEAVRARVSPMIMHLEPRMLFDGAVAATVAEAAQPDSHPTADAAKPPTADHPSVSKDTHGQADAPAVSPVAVPGQTVVFVDARVKDSASLLQGVAPGAQVIQLDASKDGLQQIADYLDTHQGVSSVQIIAHGNAGDLWLGTTYLSADNVAARSAVLGQIGKDMNVGGDILIYGCYTAEGERGLNFVDSLAQLTGRDVAASINRTGVGGDWDLEIATGSIESANVLSTKTMSDYQWGLATWTATNNLNTGVGSLRAAIASAQNGDIVTFNAGLSGSTVALTSELLINKNITVDGDLDNNGTADITLDGQYRSRVVEIASGSTVTLDGLVITKGLVAGNGGNGGAAAAGAMGGGIFNAGTLTLNNVTVTANAASGGGGGGGVTPAYSGGGGGGGGGIGGGSGGHGGSTGPGNLTYAGGAGSAGAGGYGGGYSVNDMGGRGGTSTGGLGGNGASGYSHGGDGGSATNGTLSIGGGGGGSGWDKVGGVGGNASGGIYNASSGTLKVIGASVISNNIAAGGGGGGGGSGGKIFDGGAGGRGVGAIWNNGGTVLITAANFAALSGNAAASGVGGPTSGGTAGTTPSAQPSIYSSGGVLNTAYVEPPTATIVLADSALKIGDTSLVTITFSRAVSGFTNADLAIANGTLTAVSSADGGITWTATFTPTNAISDTTNVISLDNTGVAAISDGAVGVGTTNSANYVVDTLRPTATIAITDTALKAGETTAVTFTFSEAVSGFTNADLTIANGTLSAVSSSDGGITWTATFTPTTAITDATNLITLDNTGIADQAGNAGSGTTDSANYAIDTARPTATIVVADNSLSIGETSLVTITFSEAVSGFTNADLTLANGTLSAVTSGDGGITWTATFTPTNSVTDTTNVITLNNTGVADAAGNTGQGTTDSNNFVVDTTRPTATLVVADTALAIGETSTVTITFNKAVSGFTNADLAVANGTLSAVSSSDGGITWTATLTPTASITDTTNLITLDNTGVSDVNGNQGLGTTSSNNYTIDTQRPAASIVMADTALKIGDTSLVTITFSEAVSGFTNADLTIANGTLTAVSSSDGGITWTATFTPAASTSDTTNLITLNNTGIADQAGNAGSGTTDSANYAVDTVRPTATIVVADPVLSAGETSLVTVTFSEAVSGFTNADLAIANGTLTAVSSSDGGITWTATFTPTLGVNDATNLITLANTGVADLAGNAGSGTTNSANYTIDTVQPTATIVVADTSLSIGETSLVTITFSEAVSGFSNADLAIANGTLSAVSSSDGGITWTATFTPTSAITDASNLITLDNSGVQNGSGNVGSGTTSSNNYAIDTQAPTASIVLANTTLGVGQTSLVTVTFSEAVTGFTNADLAIANGTLSALSSNDGGITWTATFTPTAGITDTSNLITLSNTGIADQAGNAGSGTTDSNNYTIDSQRPTATIVVADPVLSAGETSLVTITFNEAVSGFDNSDLSVPNGTLSAVSSADGGITWTATFTPNASVRDTTNLVILNNAGVADLAGNAGTGITNSGNFTIDTVQPTATIVVADTALSVGETSLVTITFSEAVSGFSNADLAIANGTLSAVSSSDGGITWTATFTPISNVTDTSNLITLDNSGVQNGAGNVGSGTTDSNNYAIDTQAPTASIVLANTTLGVGQTSLVTVTFSEAVTGFTNADLAVANGTLSALSSSDGGITWTATFTPTAGITDTSNLITLNNTGIADQAGNAGSGTTDSNNYTIDSQRPTATIVVADPVLSAGETSLVTITFSEAVSGFDNSDLSVPNGALSAVSSADGGITWTATFTPNASVRDTTNLVTLNNAGVADLAGNAGTGITNSGNFTIDTVQPTATIVVADTALSVGETSLVTITFSEAVSGFSNADLAIANGTLSAVSSSDGGITWTATFTPISNVTDTSNLITLDNSGVQNGAGNVGSGTTDSNNYAIDTQAPTASIVLANTTLGVGQTSLVTVTFSEAVTGFTNADLAVANGTLSALSSSDGGITWTATFTPTAGITDTSNLITLSNTGIADQAGNAGSGTTDSNNYTIDSQRPTATIVVADPTLAAGETSLVTITFSEAVSGFDNSDLSVPNGTLSAVSSTDGGITWTATFTPTSDIHDTTNLITLDNAGVSDLAGNVGSGVTGSDNFSIDTLRPTATVVVDHGALKVGETAQVTITFSEAVSGLSTGDLSVTNGTLGNLASSDGGVTWTATLTPTANITDTSNLVTLNNSGVQDAAGNAGSGTTDSNNYAVDTQCPTASISVANGTLGIGQTTTVTIAFSEAVSGFDLSDLSVANGVLSNLASQDGGKTWTALLTPTAVISDATNLIVLDAGQVNDAAGNAGNGIAISNNYAIDGERPTATISIANPNLTVGQTTTVTFTFSEKVSGFDLDDLSVANGSLSNLATSDGGQTWTATLTPAANLNDPSNFITLDTGLVNDLSGNTGSGFANSNNFSINTVTLTGDPLFRVTEPAPSQVATNVPLQPVIFGQPTGNLGSLIGFSPLFAPREIGAGLPPLGSIFIQNGASAPSFIAQVFSNNDAGDGSGKGFLGFGGGDGGVFGSSSLSSLFNRDSGGDDSGLKAFDSKSIKGQSDPAHGLRGVFGAPTLGQQLQQLKDTEQRQVIDLARALQQVGISEMQA